From a single Lolium rigidum isolate FL_2022 chromosome 7, APGP_CSIRO_Lrig_0.1, whole genome shotgun sequence genomic region:
- the LOC124674054 gene encoding uncharacterized protein LOC124674054: MGASSSTDNPAAAEAREQESLAAASLPLPLLRAVFSSHSTSLPDTLAFPPATFHSPPDHFHDLLAALGPAIASLFFPPAADWPAFLTGFNACCARARASLPLAHLLRVYAAACAAAGAPCGVRFQPDGEGDGKVVGELAPPEIAALLSMCWAMAWSGSAPTPRGAAEKGEDPVLLPDVSSLVLSALVSAGAVADDAGVWGWEVSGAADGKGVTAQEFTSWVIATVPGLGSCLSRYVQDRFRSCQADPVKGRSVSAGNTTSDASDVYLLTRGRAWAISLSVRNALSEKFLSASVIGMDTEDLLYRSSAHGRGLSRFWSCVEGYKGPALILLSAFGGGENVDADQRWGIGVLTEQGFENKDTFYGSSGFLCATYPIFRMLLPSGTEKNIMYCHLHTQLKTYEAKPKPLGLAFGGSIGNERIFIDEDFSKVTVRHHAVDKTYQHGSLIPNQGYLPVVASILDVEVWGLGGQTTKHQQDVYKKREDIFSGQRRKIDLAAFGNWEDSPEKMMMDMVSDPNRNQREER, translated from the exons atgGGCGCGTCCTCCTCCACCGACAACCCCGCCGCCGCGGAGGCGCGCGAGCAGGagtccctcgccgccgcctcgctcccgctcccgctcctcCGCGCCGTCTtctcctcccactccacctccctccCCGACACCCTCGCCTTCCCGCCCGCCACCTTCCACTCCCCGCCGGACCACTTCCACGACCTCCTCGCCGCCCTCGGCCCCGCCATCGCCTCCCTCTTCTTCCCCCCCGCCGCCGACTGGCCCGCCTTCCTCACCGGCTTCAACGCCTGCTGCGCGCGCGCGAGGGCCTCGCTCCCGCTGGCCCACCTCCTCCGCGTCtacgccgccgcctgcgccgcggCCGGGGCGCCCTGCGGCGTGCGCTTCCAGcccgacggcgagggcgacgggAAGGTCGTGGGCGAGCTCGCGCCGCCGGAGATCGCCGCGCTGCTCTCCATGTGCTGGGCCATGGCCTGGAGCGGCTCCGCCCCGACCCCGAGGGGGGCTGCGGAGAAGGGGGAGGACCCCGTGCTGCTCCCGGACGTGTCGAGCCTCGTGCTGTCGGCGCTCGTGTCCGCCGGGGCCGTCGCGGACGACGCGGGCGTCTGGGGCTGGGAGGTCTCCGGCGCTGCGGATGGGAAGGGGGTCACGGCGCAGGAGTTCACGTCCTGGGTCATCGCCACTGTCCCCGGGCTCGGCAGCTGCCTCTCGCGGTACGTGCAGGACAGGTTCCGCTCCTGCCAGGCTGATCCAGTCAAG GGCAGATCTGTTTCAGCTGGTAACACAACTTCTGATGCTTCTGATGTTTATCTGTTAACACGTGGGAGGGCATGGGCAATCTCTCTCAGTGTCAGAAACGCACTGAGCGAGAAGTTCTTGTCAGCATCTGTAATTGGAATGGACACAGAAGACCTTCTTTACAG GTCATCGGCTCACGGAAGAGGTCTGAGCCGGTTTTGGTCTTGTGTTGAGGGGTACAAAGGGCCAGCGCTAATTCTACTCTCAGCATTTGGTGGTGGTGAGAATGTTGATGCTGATCAAAGATGGGGAATTGGTGTATTAACTGAGCAGGGATTTGAGAACAAAGACACGTTCTATGGTAGCTCTGGGTTCCTGTGCGCCACATATCCAATTTTCCGCATGCTTCTGCCATCTG GCACGGAGAAGAACATCATGTATTGCCACCTACATACTCAGTTAAAGACTTATGAGGCAAAGCCAAAGCCTCTTGGCCTAGCATTCGGTGGATCAATTGGAAATGAGAGGATCTTTATAGATGAAGACTTTTCTAAAGTTACAGTTCGCCATCACGCTGTTGACAAGACTTACCAACATGGTTCTCTCATTCCCAATCAG GGTTATTTACCTGTTGTGGCCTCAATACTTGATGTTGAAGTGTGGGGACTTGGTGGACAAACAACAAAGCACCAACAAGATGTGTACAAGAAGCGAGAGGACATTTTCTCAGGGCAGCGAAGAAAG ATTGATCTCGCAGCTTTTGGCAACTGGGAAGACTCTCCAGAGAAAATGATGATGGACATGGTTTCTGACCCAAACAGGAATCAGCGGGAAGAACGTTGA